From the Thermovirga lienii DSM 17291 genome, one window contains:
- a CDS encoding Undecaprenyldiphospho-muramoylpentapeptidebeta-N -acetylglucosaminyltransferase (PFAM: Glycosyltransferase family 28 N-terminal domain; Glycosyltransferase family 28 C-terminal domain~COGs: COG0707 UDP-N-acetylglucosamine:LPS N-acetylglucosamine transferase~InterPro IPR004276: IPR007235~KEGG: aco:Amico_0819 undecaprenyldiphospho-muramoylpentapeptidebeta-N -acetylglucosaminyltransferase~PFAM: Glycosyltransferase 28 domain; glycosyl transferase family 28~PRIAM: Undecaprenyldiphospho-muramoylpentapeptide beta-N-acetylglucosaminyltransferase~SPTR: Putative UDP-N-acetylglucosamine--N-acetylmuramyl- (Pentapeptide)pyrophosphor yl-undecaprenol N-acetylglucosamine transferase) produces the protein MGFQNKKLKLAIGAGGTGGHIIPALAFANWLRGNHPEVEFKFFCGARNIEKEIYSAHSIEPEVLPIEGSPMWGNLFQRTSRLWRMIISFGIVRNYFKKWKPDVVITFGGYVSLPLLHVSFRAKIPAFVHEQNVIAGKVTKLAYKAGFEVLSGWEKLEGVKEYRYVGIPLRRFQCLPRWEAWHKLNMKDHPPSGPIVLSLGGSLFSEKMRTLALKLASRESFKKWFFLVLGDVAHPNKLKENVYLLPKTWEVGNLYSLADIVISRAGASTLAELSYWNIPAIVVPWLEAADGHQLANAKLFEEKGYGRIWLEGEENIKSLENKILDLHSRRLKKKTTNTMADLADRSSELVWESLKRELKGDVDIDGEQA, from the coding sequence ATGGGCTTTCAGAACAAAAAGCTTAAGTTGGCTATTGGGGCTGGTGGCACAGGAGGACATATAATACCCGCTTTGGCCTTTGCAAATTGGCTTAGAGGTAACCACCCTGAAGTGGAGTTTAAATTCTTTTGTGGCGCCAGGAACATTGAAAAAGAAATATACAGCGCTCACTCAATAGAACCTGAAGTATTACCTATTGAAGGGTCACCTATGTGGGGAAACCTATTCCAACGGACAAGCAGGTTGTGGCGAATGATAATCTCCTTTGGTATTGTCAGGAACTACTTCAAGAAATGGAAACCAGATGTGGTCATAACCTTCGGGGGATATGTTTCTCTGCCGTTGTTGCATGTCTCTTTTAGGGCCAAGATCCCAGCTTTTGTGCACGAACAAAACGTCATTGCTGGGAAAGTGACCAAGCTGGCGTATAAAGCTGGTTTTGAAGTTTTATCAGGCTGGGAAAAATTGGAGGGCGTTAAAGAGTACAGATATGTTGGCATACCTTTGAGGAGATTTCAATGTTTGCCCAGATGGGAAGCTTGGCATAAACTTAACATGAAAGATCATCCACCCTCAGGACCCATAGTTTTAAGTCTTGGTGGGTCTCTTTTTAGTGAGAAAATGAGGACCTTAGCATTGAAATTAGCAAGTAGAGAAAGTTTCAAAAAATGGTTTTTCTTGGTTTTGGGAGATGTGGCTCACCCCAATAAGCTAAAGGAGAATGTTTATCTGTTGCCTAAAACATGGGAGGTTGGCAATCTATATTCTTTGGCTGATATAGTTATTTCTAGAGCAGGAGCATCAACGCTAGCGGAATTGAGTTATTGGAATATACCAGCGATAGTTGTTCCCTGGCTGGAAGCTGCAGATGGCCACCAGCTGGCAAACGCAAAGCTGTTTGAAGAGAAAGGTTACGGTAGAATATGGCTTGAGGGAGAAGAAAACATAAAATCCCTAGAAAACAAGATCTTGGATCTTCATAGTCGTCGTTTAAAGAAAAAAACAACGAATACAATGGCTGACCTTGCAGATAGGTCATCTGAACTAGTTTGGGAGAGCTTAAAAAGAGAGTTGAAGGGAGATGTGGATATTGACGGCGAGCAAGCTTAA
- a CDS encoding UDP-N-acetylmuramate--L-alanine ligase (PFAM: Mur ligase family, glutamate ligase domain; Mur ligase family, catalytic domain; Mur ligase middle domain~TIGRFAM: UDP-N-acetylmuramate:L-alanyl-gamma-D-glutamyl-meso-diaminopimelate ligase; UDP-N-acetylmuramate--alanine ligase~COGs: COG0773 UDP-N-acetylmuramate-alanine ligase~InterPro IPR005758: IPR000713: IPR013221: IPR004101~KEGG: aco:Amico_0820 UDP-N-acetylmuramate/alanine ligase~PFAM: Mur ligase middle domain protein; cytoplasmic peptidoglycan synthetase domain protein~SPTR: UDP-N-acetylmuramate--L-alanine ligase;~TIGRFAM: UDP-N-acetylmuramate/alanine ligase), producing the protein MTASKLKFEKYRKFHLMGIGGAGMSGLALLLSQLGCEVSGCDVAHSYYIDKISKKGIDFRIGHSKEHIEELEPDVLVCSSAIPAGNSELKFASSKGIPIYKRAEVLSWLFNERSGIGVAGTHGKTTTASMIGLIFELAKTNPTVAIGGELCDIGGNAKLGKGPYMIAELDESDGSFELFNSEVAIVTNADWDHVDHYPHFHSVINAFKRFLHNRKEQGLAVVCGEDKGVQVLMESSDLDNIVTYGWGTSWDWGAIDVVHKSGGGTSFKVLHKGKTVDTVELRVSGDHNVLNALAAYVVGSTYSIPQDIIKEALNKFSGAKRRLQHMGKIGDVDIFDDYGHHPSEINATLMALKKTFPQRRITAIFQPHRYTRTAAMYREFAESLSIADKVYLMPIYPADETPIEGVSSHLIYSAVVDNAGGKFYLCSSSDEVVDRVCEEVVSGDVILTIGAGDVFMIGDKIIKILQSRDLSANAVVIEA; encoded by the coding sequence TTGACGGCGAGCAAGCTTAAATTTGAGAAATATAGAAAGTTTCATCTAATGGGAATAGGTGGAGCGGGCATGAGCGGTTTGGCTTTGTTGCTATCCCAGCTGGGATGCGAGGTCAGCGGCTGTGATGTCGCCCATAGTTATTATATAGACAAGATAAGCAAAAAAGGCATAGATTTCAGGATAGGCCATAGTAAGGAGCATATTGAAGAACTGGAGCCTGATGTTTTGGTTTGTAGCAGTGCGATCCCAGCAGGTAATTCTGAGCTTAAATTTGCCTCTAGTAAAGGTATACCTATTTACAAAAGGGCAGAAGTGCTGAGTTGGCTTTTCAACGAACGCTCAGGAATAGGTGTGGCCGGTACCCATGGTAAAACCACTACAGCGTCAATGATAGGTTTGATATTTGAATTGGCTAAAACTAATCCAACAGTTGCTATTGGGGGGGAATTGTGTGATATAGGAGGTAACGCAAAATTAGGAAAGGGACCTTACATGATAGCGGAATTAGACGAAAGTGATGGTTCCTTTGAGCTGTTCAACAGCGAGGTCGCTATAGTTACAAACGCTGATTGGGATCATGTAGATCATTACCCCCATTTTCATTCAGTAATCAATGCTTTTAAAAGATTCCTCCATAATAGAAAAGAACAAGGTTTAGCGGTGGTGTGTGGAGAAGACAAAGGAGTTCAAGTGCTCATGGAGAGTAGCGATTTGGATAACATAGTGACCTATGGGTGGGGTACGTCGTGGGATTGGGGAGCTATAGATGTAGTTCATAAAAGTGGTGGTGGTACAAGTTTTAAGGTTTTACATAAGGGTAAGACGGTTGATACTGTGGAGCTTAGAGTGTCCGGAGATCATAACGTTCTAAACGCCCTTGCAGCATATGTGGTAGGTAGTACATATTCCATACCCCAAGATATTATAAAAGAAGCGCTTAACAAATTTAGTGGCGCTAAAAGGCGGTTGCAGCATATGGGGAAGATAGGAGATGTGGATATATTTGATGATTATGGACATCACCCTTCAGAGATCAACGCCACCCTTATGGCGCTCAAAAAAACATTTCCACAGAGAAGAATAACCGCAATCTTTCAGCCACATAGGTACACAAGAACTGCAGCCATGTATAGAGAGTTTGCAGAATCCCTTTCTATAGCCGATAAAGTTTACTTAATGCCCATATATCCAGCAGATGAAACCCCCATTGAAGGCGTAAGTTCTCATCTGATATATTCGGCTGTTGTTGATAACGCTGGGGGCAAGTTCTATCTTTGCTCCAGCTCAGACGAAGTAGTTGACAGGGTTTGTGAAGAAGTCGTAAGTGGAGACGTCATTCTAACCATAGGTGCTGGAGATGTGTTTATGATAGGAGATAAAATAATCAAGATACTGCAGAGCAGGGATTTGAGCGCCAATGCAGTGGTTATCGAAGCTTAA
- a CDS encoding UDP-N-acetylmuramate dehydrogenase (PFAM: FAD binding domain; UDP-N-acetylenolpyruvoylglucosamine reductase, C-terminal domain~TIGRFAM: UDP-N-acetylenolpyruvoylglucosamine reductase~COGs: COG0812 UDP-N-acetylmuramate dehydrogenase~InterPro IPR003170: IPR006094: IPR011601: IPR016166~KEGG: aco:Amico_0821 UDP-N-acetylenolpyruvoylglucosamine reductase~PFAM: UDP-N-acetylenolpyruvoylglucosamine reductase domain-containing protein; FAD linked oxidase domain protein~PRIAM: UDP-N-acetylmuramate dehydrogenase~SPTR: UDP-N-acetylenolpyruvoylglucosamine reductase;~TIGRFAM: UDP-N-acetylenolpyruvoylglucosamine reductase), with translation MQWLSKLKRNQSDDYYEIYENVSLSSKTSFRLGGPAKVYVCPRSERAVADIMSFSSKEDVPLWVLGGGTNVLVHDDGLPGIVVGTSKLRDITWEIRGSDVYVFVYSGFALPELVAIALKNGWSGLEFAAGIPGTVGGALAGNAGANGRAVGDLVEWVKTVEKNGEVIQWEKNDLVFSYRYSNIYSPDRVISQSCLKLKVSETRKVMDLFMEYKKRRKMQPMKKRTAGCVFKNPSPDMSAGMLLERAGCKGLSKGGACVSNVHANFIEVEGDAKASDVYSLIECCKERVYACFGVSLELEIRLFGGPWVYVE, from the coding sequence ATGCAGTGGTTATCGAAGCTTAAAAGAAATCAATCTGATGACTATTACGAGATATATGAGAATGTGTCGTTGTCATCCAAAACTTCTTTCCGATTAGGTGGCCCTGCAAAAGTATATGTATGCCCACGATCGGAAAGGGCTGTCGCCGATATCATGTCTTTTTCTTCCAAAGAGGATGTTCCCCTTTGGGTTTTAGGTGGCGGCACTAATGTTTTGGTTCATGATGATGGCCTACCAGGAATAGTTGTCGGAACTTCCAAACTTAGAGATATAACATGGGAAATACGAGGTTCCGATGTTTATGTTTTTGTATACAGTGGTTTTGCCTTACCAGAATTAGTTGCAATAGCTTTAAAAAATGGATGGAGTGGATTAGAGTTTGCTGCAGGAATACCTGGCACTGTGGGAGGTGCATTGGCAGGTAACGCAGGAGCCAATGGCCGAGCAGTGGGGGATCTGGTAGAGTGGGTGAAGACGGTAGAGAAAAACGGAGAAGTGATTCAATGGGAAAAGAATGATTTAGTGTTCTCATACAGATATTCCAACATATATTCTCCCGATAGAGTTATTTCTCAATCCTGCTTAAAACTAAAGGTTTCTGAGACTAGAAAGGTTATGGATCTTTTCATGGAATATAAGAAACGCAGGAAAATGCAGCCAATGAAAAAAAGGACGGCAGGATGTGTTTTTAAAAACCCTTCTCCAGATATGAGCGCAGGGATGTTGTTGGAACGAGCAGGTTGTAAGGGCTTAAGTAAAGGTGGAGCTTGTGTTTCTAATGTGCATGCGAACTTTATCGAAGTAGAAGGAGATGCCAAGGCTTCGGATGTTTATTCCCTCATAGAATGTTGCAAGGAAAGGGTATATGCGTGTTTTGGAGTTAGCCTGGAGTTGGAAATAAGATTGTTTGGTGGTCCATGGGTGTATGTCGAATAA
- a CDS encoding hypothetical protein (KEGG: aco:Amico_0822 hypothetical protein~SPTR: Putative uncharacterized protein), with product MSNKWLKKAAFFALLLGTIVALEQNFQVLRLRNITIPTLEVLPDSILWPRVSSENIRYWPLFYLDKDKVIKDIEENIPVTVTIECTGWGSFSFMARPLKPKFMVFWRGSEWFVADGGLMWSVYHPMNGVIQAQKPEENMIVIWSDALGRDSVKHEMAPEEIISSPIPLSKLEYWKKLLEDSGFYENTKSISVFPEGEEIYVEVLMRLGSQRVKVKLQASGENWGLLFKAIKNILKDPEISGYDVFIDTTYEGKILVKKERKSTGVW from the coding sequence ATGTCGAATAAATGGTTAAAGAAAGCGGCCTTTTTTGCTTTATTATTAGGTACAATAGTTGCATTGGAACAGAACTTTCAAGTTTTGAGACTCAGGAATATAACTATTCCGACCCTTGAGGTTCTTCCGGACTCAATTTTATGGCCTAGAGTCAGCTCAGAAAACATCCGCTACTGGCCTCTCTTCTATTTGGATAAAGATAAGGTGATCAAGGATATAGAGGAAAACATACCAGTTACAGTTACTATCGAATGTACAGGTTGGGGTAGCTTCTCTTTTATGGCGCGACCTCTTAAACCCAAATTTATGGTTTTTTGGCGAGGTAGCGAGTGGTTTGTTGCAGATGGAGGCTTGATGTGGTCTGTGTACCACCCGATGAACGGGGTGATACAGGCACAAAAGCCGGAAGAAAACATGATAGTGATATGGTCGGACGCCTTGGGAAGGGACAGTGTGAAGCATGAAATGGCTCCAGAAGAAATAATAAGTTCACCTATCCCTTTAAGTAAGCTAGAATATTGGAAAAAGCTATTAGAAGATAGTGGGTTTTATGAAAACACTAAATCCATATCTGTATTTCCCGAAGGAGAGGAAATTTACGTAGAGGTGCTTATGCGATTAGGTTCGCAAAGAGTGAAGGTTAAACTACAAGCTTCAGGAGAGAATTGGGGTCTGCTGTTTAAAGCCATCAAAAATATTTTGAAGGATCCAGAAATAAGCGGCTATGATGTGTTTATTGATACGACATATGAGGGTAAAATTCTTGTAAAGAAAGAACGCAAATCTACCGGAGTTTGGTAA
- a CDS encoding cell division protein FtsA (PFAM: Cell division protein FtsA~TIGRFAM: cell division protein FtsA~COGs: COG0849 Actin-like ATPase involved in cell division~InterPro IPR020823: IPR003494~KEGG: tai:Taci_0876 cell division protein FtsA~PFAM: cell division protein FtsA~SPTR: Cell division protein FtsA;~TIGRFAM: cell division protein FtsA), with protein sequence MKKKEKHKEIIAGVDIGTKAIKLIVAEKRDRDIYVLDLRKTPSKGVSKGKVTDPPSVVEAIRSILDETERNLGFPIESAYVIYGGTSIKVHDKKAEVTLEEKRRKIVFSDVKEAVSSVLEDFGDVSNIIHVIPVNYGVDDEWGIEKPVGKDGSLLKSELLVVEGNKEEITLASSCAEKAGLKIKGLLHKAAISPLGCFSSKPGEIVLYLDIGAGTTTASLFKGNRVLWLGAYPIGGNHITSDLSYVLGIPLEKAEALKKIVSLIEPEENLDDELEFDLDGERAVCRVGDVLEIIKTRLEELFVDLILKDLKTRMPMDSLSSSSLSRIVLSGGVSKTEGLKVFLKDICGVPVEMGVPSSNFMENWREPENVSLAGLINYIVAQETRPYTILDNCLSGSSLTFGEEDTVFSSQVAEKVRKAKQKRLKGQQIKKVIDTFKRTIKELF encoded by the coding sequence ATGAAGAAGAAAGAAAAACATAAGGAAATTATAGCAGGAGTTGACATAGGTACTAAAGCTATAAAGTTGATCGTGGCGGAGAAAAGAGATAGGGATATATATGTTTTGGATCTAAGAAAAACCCCTTCCAAAGGGGTGAGCAAGGGAAAGGTAACGGATCCACCTTCTGTAGTGGAAGCAATAAGAAGCATTTTGGATGAGACAGAGAGAAATCTTGGTTTCCCTATAGAAAGCGCCTACGTTATTTATGGGGGTACATCCATTAAGGTACATGATAAGAAAGCTGAGGTAACTCTTGAGGAAAAAAGGAGAAAAATCGTCTTTTCCGATGTTAAGGAAGCGGTAAGTTCAGTCTTGGAGGATTTTGGAGATGTCAGCAATATAATCCACGTCATCCCTGTAAATTATGGAGTGGACGATGAGTGGGGAATAGAAAAGCCCGTGGGGAAAGACGGTTCTCTGTTGAAGTCTGAGTTATTGGTTGTTGAGGGAAATAAGGAAGAGATAACGTTGGCATCAAGTTGTGCAGAGAAAGCAGGACTTAAGATAAAAGGGTTACTCCATAAAGCCGCAATCTCCCCTTTGGGTTGTTTTTCATCTAAACCCGGCGAAATAGTGCTTTACCTGGATATAGGAGCAGGTACAACTACTGCTAGTTTATTTAAAGGTAATAGAGTTCTCTGGTTGGGTGCTTACCCAATAGGAGGCAACCACATAACATCAGATTTGTCGTACGTTTTAGGCATACCCCTTGAAAAAGCTGAAGCATTGAAAAAAATAGTTTCCTTGATTGAACCAGAGGAGAATTTGGATGACGAACTAGAATTTGATTTAGATGGTGAAAGAGCTGTGTGTAGAGTTGGAGATGTGCTGGAGATAATAAAAACACGGCTAGAAGAATTGTTTGTAGATTTGATATTGAAGGACTTGAAAACCAGGATGCCTATGGACTCCCTTTCGTCTTCTTCTTTGTCCAGGATAGTGCTCTCCGGTGGTGTAAGCAAAACGGAAGGTCTTAAAGTGTTTCTGAAGGATATTTGTGGTGTGCCGGTGGAAATGGGGGTTCCTTCTTCAAACTTCATGGAGAATTGGAGAGAGCCGGAAAACGTTTCATTGGCCGGATTGATAAATTATATTGTTGCTCAGGAAACACGCCCTTATACCATTTTAGATAATTGTCTAAGTGGTTCATCTTTGACTTTTGGCGAGGAGGATACGGTTTTTAGTTCACAAGTGGCAGAAAAAGTTAGAAAAGCAAAACAAAAGAGGCTGAAAGGGCAACAGATAAAGAAGGTAATCGATACTTTCAAGAGGACCATTAAAGAGCTTTTTTAA
- a CDS encoding cell division protein FtsZ (PFAM: Tubulin/FtsZ family, GTPase domain; FtsZ family, C-terminal domain~TIGRFAM: cell division protein FtsZ~COGs: COG0206 Cell division GTPase~InterPro IPR020805: IPR000158: IPR003008: IPR018316~KEGG: aco:Amico_0824 cell division protein FtsZ~PFAM: Tubulin/FtsZ GTPase; Tubulin/FtsZ, 2-layer sandwich domain~SPTR: Cell division protein ftsZ;~TIGRFAM: cell division protein FtsZ) — MTELFEIESSERHVREVIKVVGVGGGGGNALNHIVRSGVRGVEFIAANTDIAHLGLSEADQKIVLGRDLTKGLGAGADPGIGLKAAEESAEELRESLSGADMIFLTAGMGGGTGTGASPVIARIAKETGALVVAVVTKPFTFEGRRRIAQAEEGIKSLKEEVDALIIIPNDKLLEITDRRTSLSEAFKLADEVLRQAVQGVTDLILRPGFINVDFADVRAVMKDAGTAIMGIGHGDGEDRAIIAAQAAINSPLMDVPIGGASGILFNVTGNDNVGIHEIQEAARIITEAADPDATIIWGHVMDPDIDEDKIVITVIATGFPDNPGKLKTLRAGQRALGIDLIESEIKLANEKETAGVSGGLFESELDIPPIIRKKRKG; from the coding sequence ATGACGGAATTATTCGAGATTGAGAGTTCGGAGAGGCATGTAAGGGAAGTTATAAAAGTTGTGGGTGTAGGAGGCGGAGGAGGCAATGCGCTGAACCATATAGTTCGAAGTGGAGTCAGAGGTGTAGAGTTTATAGCGGCCAATACAGACATTGCTCATCTAGGGTTATCCGAAGCAGACCAAAAGATAGTTTTGGGAAGGGACTTAACGAAAGGTTTAGGCGCAGGTGCTGATCCAGGAATAGGGCTCAAAGCAGCGGAGGAGTCCGCTGAGGAGCTTAGAGAGTCTTTGAGTGGTGCCGACATGATTTTTCTAACGGCTGGTATGGGAGGCGGCACTGGTACTGGTGCGTCACCTGTAATAGCCAGAATCGCCAAAGAGACAGGAGCTCTGGTAGTGGCAGTGGTAACAAAACCTTTTACATTTGAAGGACGAAGAAGAATAGCTCAGGCAGAAGAAGGAATAAAAAGTTTAAAAGAAGAGGTTGACGCTTTAATCATCATACCCAATGACAAACTACTAGAGATAACTGACAGGCGCACTAGCTTGTCTGAAGCCTTTAAACTGGCAGATGAGGTTTTGCGTCAAGCTGTGCAGGGTGTGACGGATTTGATATTGCGTCCTGGCTTCATAAACGTTGATTTTGCGGACGTTAGAGCAGTAATGAAGGATGCAGGTACGGCTATTATGGGAATTGGGCACGGTGATGGAGAGGATAGGGCCATTATAGCTGCTCAAGCGGCCATAAACAGCCCGCTGATGGATGTGCCCATTGGCGGAGCCAGCGGAATTCTTTTCAATGTAACAGGCAACGATAACGTGGGTATACACGAGATTCAGGAAGCTGCCAGAATAATAACAGAGGCGGCAGATCCAGATGCCACTATAATATGGGGACACGTCATGGATCCGGATATTGATGAGGACAAGATCGTCATAACCGTAATTGCCACCGGGTTCCCTGACAATCCGGGCAAACTCAAGACGTTGAGAGCCGGGCAAAGAGCCCTTGGTATAGACTTGATAGAGTCGGAGATAAAGTTGGCTAATGAAAAGGAAACTGCAGGAGTTAGCGGTGGCTTGTTCGAGAGCGAATTGGACATTCCTCCTATCATAAGAAAAAAGAGAAAAGGCTAA
- a CDS encoding Radical SAM domain protein (PFAM: Radical SAM superfamily; B12 binding domain~COGs: COG1032 Fe-S oxidoreductase~InterPro IPR006638: IPR007197~KEGG: tai:Taci_0878 radical SAM domain protein~PFAM: Radical SAM domain protein~SMART: Elongator protein 3/MiaB/NifB~SPTR: Putative radical SAM domain protein), producing the protein MKKTPHRKKEISTKELLRDEIWMDDLNEGGDPLWAMAYPASYAVGMSNLGFQYVCAYLKEHGVAVERFFDDNEQERSLESGRLAGNFPIITFSVMYEPDVKKILQMLKRWGISPLWRERQNNLEPIIGVGGGLSVINPLIFSHIADFVVLGDGEDVIPYLVNAVRRYSQKGNRRIFWESIAEHPSLFVPPLHLEMLQREEIISRKKSFCMDLSKARGHALWVSPNTVFPDTLLIETQRGCFRRCPYCTIPSCFGKPRFRKPEGVINDVRGAYTRGIKRLGIVAPESGDYPWLEEVLKEIRKNNLEVSFASLRIDNINDMLLDTLVEGGQRQITIAPETGDQTFRSSCGKHFTNEQILSVLQKAKGKGLKKVKMYFMLGLPEEEDRHILATADLIAEVREKTGMNVVASVGLFVPKPQTPWSGMSFSHAEYKRKVTLLRGAIGNIKGVEMRVQSVREARDEYRITWTNVDNFLDYFVTNTAPVREKTVAHLEALGF; encoded by the coding sequence ATGAAGAAGACGCCCCATAGAAAAAAGGAGATTTCAACAAAAGAGCTTTTAAGAGACGAAATATGGATGGATGACCTCAACGAGGGCGGCGATCCGTTGTGGGCTATGGCTTATCCTGCCAGTTACGCTGTAGGTATGTCTAATTTGGGTTTTCAATATGTATGTGCTTACCTAAAAGAGCATGGAGTAGCTGTAGAACGCTTTTTTGATGATAACGAGCAAGAACGTTCTCTAGAAAGTGGTCGCCTTGCGGGGAATTTCCCGATTATTACTTTTTCTGTCATGTATGAGCCTGATGTAAAGAAAATATTGCAAATGCTTAAAAGATGGGGCATATCGCCTCTCTGGAGGGAGCGGCAGAACAACCTAGAGCCGATAATTGGAGTGGGGGGCGGTTTGTCAGTCATAAACCCCTTGATATTTTCTCATATTGCTGATTTTGTGGTTTTAGGTGATGGAGAAGATGTGATCCCTTATTTGGTAAATGCTGTCCGTCGCTACTCTCAAAAAGGAAACAGAAGAATTTTTTGGGAGTCTATAGCCGAACACCCTTCCTTATTTGTTCCTCCTTTGCACCTTGAGATGTTGCAGAGAGAAGAAATTATTTCGCGTAAAAAATCTTTTTGTATGGACTTATCCAAAGCCAGGGGGCATGCCTTATGGGTGTCCCCTAACACTGTATTTCCTGATACTCTCCTGATAGAAACCCAGAGAGGTTGTTTCAGGAGATGTCCATATTGTACTATCCCGTCGTGTTTTGGAAAACCCAGGTTTAGGAAACCAGAAGGAGTGATAAACGACGTAAGAGGCGCCTATACGCGCGGCATTAAAAGGTTGGGGATCGTGGCGCCGGAGTCGGGAGATTACCCTTGGTTAGAAGAGGTTTTGAAGGAGATACGAAAGAACAACCTAGAAGTTTCTTTTGCCTCGCTGAGGATAGATAATATAAACGATATGTTGTTGGATACGCTGGTGGAGGGGGGGCAAAGGCAAATAACGATAGCGCCGGAAACGGGCGACCAAACCTTTAGATCTTCTTGTGGAAAACATTTCACAAACGAGCAGATTCTTTCTGTTTTACAAAAAGCCAAGGGAAAGGGTCTAAAAAAGGTTAAAATGTATTTTATGTTGGGATTGCCGGAAGAGGAAGACAGACACATACTTGCGACTGCCGACTTAATTGCAGAGGTTCGGGAAAAAACAGGCATGAATGTGGTGGCTTCTGTAGGATTGTTCGTTCCTAAGCCTCAAACTCCATGGTCTGGGATGTCTTTCTCCCATGCTGAATATAAAAGAAAAGTGACGTTACTTAGAGGAGCCATTGGGAATATCAAGGGGGTTGAAATGAGAGTCCAGAGTGTGAGGGAGGCAAGAGATGAGTATAGGATCACTTGGACGAACGTGGATAATTTCTTGGACTATTTTGTCACGAATACTGCTCCAGTTAGAGAAAAAACTGTAGCGCACCTTGAAGCCCTTGGCTTTTAA